A section of the Serratia liquefaciens ATCC 27592 genome encodes:
- the spy gene encoding ATP-independent periplasmic protein-refolding chaperone Spy codes for MRKLTALFVASTLALGSASMAFAADTTAAPATTDATPMKMMHHKGEGKGGPFAGLNLTEQQRQQMRDIMKESHQKRGAGMKEERQALHSLVASDSFDEAKAKAQIDAISKTQSEHMLERAKAENKMYNLLTPEQKKQYNENYQKREQKMMDHMNNMKSKMTTEQK; via the coding sequence ATGCGTAAACTGACCGCTTTATTTGTCGCTTCTACTCTGGCTCTGGGTTCTGCTTCCATGGCTTTCGCTGCAGATACGACAGCGGCACCTGCGACGACAGATGCCACTCCGATGAAAATGATGCACCACAAAGGTGAGGGTAAAGGCGGGCCATTCGCCGGTCTGAACCTGACTGAACAGCAGCGCCAACAAATGCGCGATATCATGAAAGAGTCGCATCAGAAACGCGGTGCGGGCATGAAAGAGGAGCGTCAGGCCTTGCATAGCCTGGTCGCCTCCGACAGCTTCGATGAAGCCAAAGCGAAAGCCCAAATTGACGCCATCAGCAAAACTCAGTCCGAGCATATGCTGGAGCGCGCCAAAGCTGAAAATAAAATGTACAACCTGCTGACCCCAGAGCAGAAAAAACAATACAATGAGAATTATCAGAAACGCGAACAGAAAATGATGGACCACATGAATAACATGAAGTCGAAAATGACGACTGAACAGAAATAA
- a CDS encoding autotransporter outer membrane beta-barrel domain-containing protein yields MKQSAGNNKPALAPTWKLNALLCALLAAGGAQAATYTEGGRSGDPASWRSNEFNANWGLGAIHADEAYAAGYTGKGQKVGIFDTPVNQHPEFAGDGKLTNVVTEGYRAYTDPHREGIKAGDRFYFDGTFHFYSGSQGQLSNHGVHVAGISGANRDGTGMHGVAFDSQIISVDNDNDGPAYGEFLGLDGSVTNAGWQAMINNGVRVINNSWGVSIPDFLSDNGKKPDALHFELKDAQEQFDQVKPLLGSLAGAGYQGAIDAARKNILVLFAAGNDGNYNQPDVISGLAYFVPDIAPNWLSVASVAQDDASTNSVPYTISSFSSRCGYTASFCVSSPGSKIYSTVANGSDPNQLVSDYGNKNGTSMATPHVTGAVAVLLQRFPYMTSAQIADVLKTTATDMGAPGIDALYGWGMINLGKAINGPGMFYTVDDIPEEFRIPDPTGVAYGSSQFVANIPGMGAIIDEGTLHARVCDDYHCSLEVYSNDISGHAGLTKVGQGALVLTGNNTYSGPTWVNTGLLAVNGSVTSDVTVQSAGVLGGSGTLGSLTARSGGTVAPGNSIGTLNVTRDVSFEPGSRYAVEVAANGQSDRIQSNGSATIGGGEVTVSLENSSNLLSQNEVRSLLGQQYNILTAQQGVRGQFDSVAPNYLFLGTGLTYQPNQVTLNVGRNDTSFASVAATQNERAVAAAADALAAGNPVFESILNAGSAGEARQAFRQLSGQIHADIASAQVNDSRYLRDALNGRLRQAEGLATSPDIKADDDGGAWAQLLGAWDHASGDANATGYQASTYGVLVGLDSALADEWRLGVATGYTRTSLDGGYGSNADSDNYHLAVYGGKQFGELALRAGGGYTWHRFDTSRSVNYGMQSDRETAKYSARTEQVFAEAGYSIKAAWVNLEPFANLAYINFQNNGIAEDGGAAALHGDKQHTDATVSTLGLRADTEWQASKTTAVALRSELGWQHQYGDLDRGTGLKFNGGSSPFVVNSVSASRDGAVLKASAEVAVNKNATLSLGYGGLLSQNYQDNSVNAGFTWKF; encoded by the coding sequence ATGAAGCAATCTGCAGGAAACAACAAACCGGCATTGGCGCCGACATGGAAACTGAACGCCCTGTTATGCGCGTTGTTGGCCGCCGGTGGTGCACAGGCCGCGACCTATACCGAAGGGGGGAGGAGCGGCGATCCGGCCAGTTGGCGCAGCAATGAATTCAATGCTAACTGGGGGTTGGGGGCTATCCATGCCGACGAGGCTTACGCGGCAGGTTATACCGGCAAAGGGCAAAAGGTGGGGATCTTCGATACCCCGGTGAACCAGCATCCGGAATTTGCCGGTGACGGCAAGCTGACTAACGTTGTCACCGAAGGCTATCGCGCCTATACCGATCCGCATCGTGAGGGGATTAAGGCCGGCGATCGCTTTTACTTTGACGGTACTTTCCATTTTTACAGTGGTTCACAGGGGCAGTTAAGTAACCACGGCGTCCATGTTGCCGGTATAAGCGGTGCCAACCGTGACGGCACCGGCATGCACGGCGTCGCCTTTGATTCGCAAATCATCAGCGTCGATAACGACAATGACGGCCCGGCCTACGGTGAGTTCCTCGGGCTGGATGGCAGCGTGACCAACGCGGGCTGGCAGGCGATGATCAACAACGGCGTGCGGGTGATCAACAACAGTTGGGGCGTCAGCATTCCGGATTTTCTTTCGGATAATGGCAAGAAACCCGATGCGCTGCATTTCGAGCTGAAAGACGCGCAGGAACAGTTTGATCAGGTGAAACCCTTGCTGGGCAGCCTGGCGGGGGCGGGTTATCAGGGGGCTATCGATGCGGCACGTAAAAATATTCTGGTGTTGTTCGCCGCCGGTAACGACGGCAACTACAACCAACCGGATGTGATCAGCGGCCTGGCCTATTTTGTGCCGGATATTGCGCCTAACTGGCTGTCGGTTGCCAGCGTCGCGCAGGATGACGCCTCCACCAACAGCGTGCCTTACACCATCAGCAGCTTCTCTTCGCGTTGCGGCTATACCGCCAGCTTCTGCGTCTCCTCGCCGGGCAGTAAAATCTACAGCACGGTAGCCAACGGTTCAGATCCGAACCAGTTGGTCTCCGACTATGGCAATAAAAACGGTACCTCAATGGCGACGCCGCACGTGACCGGCGCAGTCGCCGTATTGCTGCAGCGTTTCCCGTACATGACGTCGGCGCAAATTGCCGATGTGCTTAAAACGACCGCGACCGATATGGGGGCTCCGGGCATCGATGCCTTGTATGGCTGGGGGATGATCAATCTGGGCAAGGCGATTAACGGTCCGGGCATGTTCTATACCGTCGATGATATCCCCGAGGAGTTTCGTATTCCGGACCCGACGGGCGTGGCTTATGGCTCGTCGCAATTTGTCGCCAATATTCCTGGCATGGGGGCGATCATCGATGAGGGTACGTTGCATGCCAGAGTCTGCGATGACTACCACTGCTCGCTTGAAGTGTATTCCAACGATATTTCCGGTCATGCTGGCCTGACCAAAGTGGGCCAGGGGGCGTTGGTACTGACCGGTAACAACACCTACTCCGGCCCGACGTGGGTCAATACCGGCCTGCTGGCGGTAAATGGTTCGGTAACTTCGGACGTGACGGTACAAAGCGCCGGCGTGCTGGGCGGTTCCGGTACGCTAGGGTCGTTGACCGCGCGCAGCGGCGGTACCGTGGCGCCGGGCAATTCGATCGGCACGCTGAACGTGACTCGTGACGTCAGCTTCGAACCAGGCTCCCGTTACGCGGTGGAAGTGGCAGCGAACGGCCAAAGCGATCGGATCCAAAGTAACGGATCGGCAACGATCGGCGGCGGTGAAGTGACGGTATCGCTGGAAAACAGCAGCAACCTGCTGTCGCAAAACGAGGTTCGCAGCCTGCTGGGTCAGCAGTACAACATTCTGACCGCCCAGCAGGGTGTTCGCGGGCAGTTTGACTCTGTGGCGCCGAACTACCTGTTCTTGGGCACCGGGCTGACCTATCAGCCGAATCAGGTAACGCTTAACGTCGGCCGTAATGACACCAGCTTCGCCAGCGTGGCAGCAACGCAGAACGAGCGGGCGGTGGCGGCGGCGGCAGATGCGCTGGCGGCGGGTAATCCGGTGTTTGAAAGCATCCTCAACGCCGGTTCGGCGGGGGAAGCGCGGCAGGCGTTCCGCCAGCTGTCGGGGCAGATCCACGCGGATATCGCTTCGGCACAGGTCAACGACAGCCGCTACCTGCGCGACGCGCTGAACGGCCGTTTGCGTCAGGCGGAAGGGCTGGCGACCTCGCCGGACATCAAGGCTGACGACGACGGTGGCGCCTGGGCGCAACTGCTGGGGGCCTGGGACCACGCGTCGGGCGATGCCAATGCCACGGGCTATCAGGCATCCACCTACGGCGTGCTGGTGGGGCTGGACTCGGCGCTGGCGGATGAATGGCGGTTAGGGGTCGCAACCGGTTATACCCGCACTTCGCTGGACGGCGGTTATGGCTCGAATGCTGACAGCGACAACTACCACCTGGCGGTGTACGGCGGCAAACAGTTCGGTGAACTGGCGCTGCGTGCCGGTGGGGGTTACACCTGGCACCGTTTCGATACCTCACGCTCGGTGAACTACGGCATGCAGTCAGATCGCGAAACCGCGAAGTACAGCGCGCGCACCGAGCAGGTGTTCGCCGAAGCGGGATACAGCATAAAAGCGGCCTGGGTGAATCTGGAGCCGTTCGCCAATCTGGCGTACATCAACTTCCAGAACAACGGCATCGCGGAAGACGGTGGGGCGGCGGCGCTGCACGGTGACAAACAACACACCGACGCGACGGTCTCGACGCTGGGGCTGCGTGCGGACACCGAGTGGCAGGCGAGCAAAACCACTGCGGTGGCGCTGCGCAGCGAGCTGGGTTGGCAGCATCAGTACGGCGATCTGGATCGCGGTACCGGGCTGAAGTTCAACGGCGGCAGCTCACCGTTCGTGGTGAACAGCGTGTCGGCGTCGCGTGACGGTGCGGTGCTGAAAGCCAGTGCGGAAGTGGCGGTGAACAAGAACGCCACGCTGTCGCTGGGCTACGGCGGGCTGCTGTCGCAAAACTATCAGGACAACAGCGTTAACGCCGGTTTTACCTGGAAGTTCTGA
- a CDS encoding autotransporter outer membrane beta-barrel domain-containing protein: MLFCLATIGGAQAAPYVENGKQGDPASWRSKEFNAEWGLGAIHADQAYAAGYTGKGVKLGIFDQPVYAKHPEFGSQDKVINLVTTGIREYTDPYIPVKKGDAFRYDGTPSVDSDGTLGSHGTHVGGIAAGNRDGGEMHGVAFNAQIISAENGDPGPEDGIILGNDGAVYQAGWNALIASGARIINNSWGIGITEKFDQGGKDPAYPHFTLADAQKQFDQIKQILGTKAGGAYQGAIDAARSGIVTIFAAGNDYNLNNPDAMAGLAYFVPEIAPNWLSVASLQDPNNTGDYSISSFSSRCGYTASFCVSAPGSKVYSSIIEGNSVDNLTTGYAKYSGTSMAAPHVAGSIAVLMERFPYMTGAQVASVLKTTTVDMGAPGIDALYGWGMIDLGKAIHGPGMFVTEQDIPEEFRVSGAYGPEQFVVNLPGIGAVLDKGKPTERVCDDIHCGLDVWSNDISGHGGLTKLGIGTLVLTGNNRYAGPTLVNQGLLAVNGSVTSDVTVQSAGVLGGSGTLGSLTARSGGTVAPGNSIGTLNVTRDVSFEPGSRYAVEVAANGQSDRIQSNGSATIGGGEVAVLQEKNVNLLSQGNAGSLIGRQFNILTAQQGISGQFTSTSTFSPFLGAELTYQPNQVTLNVGRNDTSFASVAATQNERAVAAAADALAAGNPVFESILNAGSTGEARQAFRQLSGQIHADIASAQVNDSRYLRDALNGRLRQAEGLATSPDIKADDDGGAWVQLLGAWDHASGDANATGYQASTYGVLVGLDSPLADEWRLGVATGYTRTSLDGGYGSDADSDNYHLAVYGGKQFGELALRAGGGYTWHRFDTSRSVNYGMQSDRETAKYSARTEQVFAEAGYSIKAAWVNLEPFANLAYINFQNNGIAEDGGAAALHGDKQHTDATVSTLGLRADTEWQASKTTAVALRSELGWQHQYGDLDRGTGLKFNGGSSPFVVNSVSASRDGAVLKASAEVAVNKNATLSLGYGGLLSQNYQDNSVNAGFTWHF; this comes from the coding sequence ATGCTTTTTTGCCTGGCAACCATCGGTGGGGCGCAGGCTGCGCCCTATGTAGAGAACGGAAAGCAGGGCGATCCCGCCAGTTGGCGCAGTAAGGAATTTAATGCCGAATGGGGGCTGGGGGCCATCCACGCCGATCAGGCCTACGCCGCCGGTTATACCGGAAAAGGCGTTAAGCTCGGTATTTTCGATCAGCCGGTATATGCCAAACACCCGGAGTTCGGCAGTCAGGACAAAGTGATCAACCTGGTCACGACGGGGATTCGCGAATATACCGACCCCTATATCCCGGTGAAGAAAGGCGATGCATTTCGCTATGACGGCACGCCAAGCGTGGATTCCGACGGCACTCTCGGCTCGCACGGGACCCACGTAGGCGGCATCGCCGCCGGTAACCGCGACGGCGGCGAGATGCACGGTGTGGCATTTAACGCGCAAATCATCAGTGCCGAAAACGGGGATCCGGGGCCGGAAGACGGCATCATTCTCGGCAACGATGGCGCGGTATATCAGGCAGGTTGGAATGCGTTGATCGCCAGCGGTGCGCGCATCATCAACAACAGCTGGGGTATCGGCATTACCGAGAAATTTGATCAGGGTGGCAAGGATCCAGCCTATCCGCATTTCACCCTTGCCGACGCGCAGAAACAGTTCGACCAAATCAAACAGATCCTCGGTACTAAAGCCGGTGGTGCTTATCAGGGGGCGATCGATGCGGCGCGCAGCGGCATTGTCACCATCTTTGCCGCCGGTAACGATTACAACCTGAATAACCCGGACGCGATGGCCGGTTTGGCCTATTTCGTGCCGGAGATCGCGCCGAATTGGCTGTCGGTCGCCAGCCTGCAGGATCCGAATAACACCGGTGATTACAGCATCAGCAGCTTCTCCTCCCGCTGTGGCTATACCGCCAGCTTCTGTGTTTCCGCTCCGGGCAGCAAGGTGTACAGCTCGATTATCGAAGGCAACAGCGTAGATAACCTGACCACCGGCTATGCCAAATACAGCGGAACCTCAATGGCCGCACCGCACGTGGCAGGCAGCATTGCAGTGCTGATGGAACGCTTCCCCTATATGACCGGCGCACAGGTGGCTTCGGTGTTGAAGACCACCACGGTTGATATGGGCGCGCCGGGCATCGATGCGCTTTACGGCTGGGGGATGATTGATTTGGGCAAAGCGATCCACGGCCCGGGGATGTTTGTCACCGAACAGGATATCCCGGAGGAGTTCCGCGTGAGCGGTGCCTACGGCCCGGAGCAATTTGTGGTGAATCTGCCAGGCATCGGTGCAGTACTGGACAAAGGCAAACCTACCGAGCGTGTGTGTGACGATATTCATTGCGGGTTGGATGTCTGGAGCAACGATATTTCCGGCCATGGCGGCCTGACCAAATTGGGCATCGGCACACTGGTGCTGACCGGCAATAACCGCTACGCAGGGCCAACCCTGGTCAATCAAGGCCTGCTGGCGGTAAATGGTTCGGTGACTTCGGACGTGACGGTGCAAAGCGCCGGCGTGCTGGGCGGTTCCGGTACGCTAGGGTCGTTAACTGCCCGTAGCGGCGGTACCGTGGCGCCGGGCAATTCGATCGGCACGCTGAACGTGACTCGTGACGTCAGCTTCGAACCAGGCTCCCGTTACGCGGTGGAAGTGGCAGCGAACGGCCAGAGCGATCGGATCCAAAGTAACGGATCGGCAACGATCGGCGGCGGTGAGGTGGCGGTGTTGCAAGAAAAAAACGTCAATCTGCTTTCGCAGGGCAACGCAGGCAGTCTGATCGGCCGGCAGTTCAACATTCTCACCGCCCAGCAGGGTATCAGTGGGCAGTTTACCTCCACATCTACCTTCTCTCCCTTCCTGGGGGCCGAACTGACCTACCAGCCGAATCAGGTAACGCTCAACGTCGGCCGTAATGACACCAGTTTCGCCAGCGTGGCAGCAACGCAGAACGAGCGGGCGGTGGCGGCAGCGGCAGATGCGCTGGCGGCGGGCAATCCGGTGTTTGAAAGCATCCTCAACGCCGGTTCGACGGGGGAAGCGCGGCAGGCGTTCCGCCAGCTGTCGGGGCAGATCCACGCGGATATCGCTTCGGCACAGGTCAACGACAGCCGCTACCTGCGCGACGCGCTGAACGGCCGTTTGCGTCAGGCGGAAGGGCTGGCGACCTCGCCGGATATCAAGGCTGACGACGACGGTGGCGCCTGGGTGCAGCTGCTGGGGGCCTGGGACCACGCGTCGGGCGATGCCAACGCCACGGGCTATCAGGCATCCACCTACGGCGTGCTGGTGGGGCTGGACTCGCCGCTGGCGGACGAATGGCGGTTAGGGGTCGCGACCGGTTATACCCGCACCTCGCTGGACGGCGGTTATGGCTCGGATGCTGACAGCGACAACTACCACCTGGCGGTGTACGGCGGCAAACAGTTCGGTGAACTGGCGCTGCGTGCCGGCGGGGGTTACACCTGGCACCGTTTCGATACCTCACGCTCGGTGAACTACGGCATGCAGTCAGATCGCGAAACCGCGAAGTACAGTGCGCGCACCGAGCAGGTGTTCGCCGAAGCGGGATACAGCATAAAAGCGGCCTGGGTGAATCTGGAGCCGTTCGCCAACCTGGCGTACATCAACTTCCAGAACAACGGCATCGCGGAAGACGGTGGGGCAGCGGCGCTGCACGGTGACAAACAACACACCGACGCGACGGTCTCGACGCTGGGGCTGCGTGCGGACACCGAGTGGCAGGCGAGCAAAACCACTGCGGTGGCGCTGCGCAGCGAGCTGGGTTGGCAGCATCAGTACGGCGATCTGGATCGCGGTACCGGGCTGAAGTTCAACGGCGGCAGCTCACCGTTCGTGGTGAACAGCGTGTCGGCGTCGCGTGACGGTGCGGTGCTGAAAGCCAGTGCGGAAGTGGCGGTGAACAAGAACGCCACGCTGTCGCTGGGCTATGGCGGGCTGCTGTCGCAAAACTACCAGGACAACAGCGTTAACGCCGGTTTTACCTGGCATTTCTGA